A section of the Chryseobacterium ginsenosidimutans genome encodes:
- the ctlX gene encoding citrulline utilization hydrolase CtlX has translation MQTTDTVLMIEPIAFGFNAETAKNNFFQMEQKGFDIQFKALAEFKMFVEKLRNKGINVITIKDTLDPHTPDSIFPNNWVSFHKDGKVVLYPMFASNRRVERREDIIETIKDQGFEVAEIDDWSFPETQGHFLEGTGSMIFDHDNKIAYGSVSLRLDENLFREFCAKYGFAPVVFHSFQTVGSERLPIYHTNVMMCVADKFVVICLDCIDNELERSKVIEAIKNSGKEIIEISEEQMHQFAGNMLQVQNKDGEKFLIMSETAYKSLSENQVSAIEKYCEIIYSDLNTIEVNGGGSARCMLAEVFLPKK, from the coding sequence ATGCAGACAACAGATACAGTATTAATGATAGAACCGATTGCTTTCGGTTTCAATGCAGAAACAGCAAAAAACAATTTTTTTCAGATGGAACAGAAGGGTTTTGATATTCAGTTTAAAGCTTTGGCTGAGTTCAAAATGTTTGTTGAAAAATTAAGGAATAAAGGGATTAATGTTATCACTATTAAAGATACATTGGATCCTCACACTCCGGATTCCATCTTCCCAAATAACTGGGTAAGTTTCCATAAAGACGGGAAAGTGGTTTTGTACCCGATGTTCGCGTCAAACAGAAGAGTGGAAAGAAGAGAAGATATTATCGAAACAATAAAAGATCAAGGATTTGAAGTTGCCGAGATTGATGATTGGTCTTTTCCGGAAACTCAGGGGCATTTTTTGGAAGGAACAGGAAGTATGATTTTCGATCATGATAATAAAATTGCTTACGGTTCGGTTTCTTTGAGATTAGATGAAAATTTATTCAGAGAGTTTTGTGCAAAATACGGCTTCGCACCGGTTGTATTCCATTCATTCCAAACAGTAGGCTCAGAAAGATTACCGATTTATCATACCAACGTAATGATGTGTGTTGCAGATAAATTTGTAGTAATTTGTCTCGATTGTATTGATAACGAATTGGAAAGAAGCAAAGTTATCGAAGCTATTAAGAATTCAGGAAAAGAAATCATCGAAATTTCTGAAGAGCAAATGCATCAGTTCGCAGGAAATATGCTTCAGGTTCAAAATAAAGATGGCGAAAAATTTTTGATAATGAGTGAAACAGCTTATAAATCTTTAAGCGAAAATCAGGTTTCGGCGATTGAAAAATATTGCGAGATTATTTATTCAGATTTAAATACAATTGAGGTAAACGGCGGAGGAAGTGCACGTTGCATGCTGGCTGAGGTTTTCCTGCCGAAAAAATAA
- a CDS encoding TonB-dependent receptor domain-containing protein — translation MKASIFIAAIFFSGLTFAQEKKQDSVKTKSIEGVTLTKQVFKKQSDRFVYDVAASPVAKGNTTFDLLKQTPLLSTTDDKTLKIVGKNNAVIYINGRKTNMDADSLTQFLKNTPAENIQKIEVITVPGSEYQVESSDGIINIILKKKMSDGTSGNMRMSNTQNKYNASNASFSVNYRKDKLGINANLSGGENINPQSYILRNGIGNVTNESVGNIDDPNKNIGGYLNIDYQLNEKSNLALSWNSWANKSYNSTINLYNTLTQPNKKGIIETSHNWTKNKEDARNYNNSVNLNYEIKLDSLGSKFNVNAAYLNYKRFQFSNNNTLNESLTPTKTITQDIPQIINNFSGTVDYIQKFKNDFTFSVGGNFNKTKTDNDTKNFTYYFNDDGSPKNVDPNPKTEFNHFIYDENIYGAYITFEKKFSDKFSGKVGARYEITNSLGTADSFKNGVESRQEIERNYNNLLPYLSFNYAINDKNNISYSFSSRMRRPSFWELNPVKNIITDDNYTQNNPFVKASSTYNQELTYMYKNSYFLILNHSYVKDQITQVPLQKEYTDDNQMKRVRLAYIRTNFGDKQEMSAMLGIQKSLFKQYLTLNFNAGIQYNINNGTLDTDPTTGEVFDTYINNRKSASLVITSNNTIRLDKKKTWFLGVNYFYVDKQQIELGMLKNLMSLDLSIKKNWNDWTFAVNVNDVLRTNVVEIEDYQSNGNYNYIKNDMYRRSVTVSLTYNFGNQKVKKVRDIESASDAIKNRTR, via the coding sequence ATGAAAGCATCAATATTTATCGCAGCCATATTTTTCAGCGGACTGACATTCGCACAAGAAAAAAAACAAGACTCTGTAAAAACAAAAAGCATAGAAGGTGTAACCCTTACAAAACAGGTTTTCAAAAAACAAAGTGACCGTTTTGTTTATGACGTTGCAGCTTCCCCGGTTGCCAAAGGAAATACAACTTTTGATCTTTTGAAGCAGACTCCGCTTTTATCCACGACCGATGATAAAACATTGAAAATTGTAGGAAAAAATAATGCTGTTATCTATATCAACGGTAGAAAAACCAATATGGATGCGGATTCTTTAACTCAGTTTTTAAAAAATACTCCTGCAGAAAATATCCAGAAAATTGAAGTGATCACTGTTCCCGGAAGTGAATATCAGGTAGAATCATCCGACGGAATTATCAACATCATTTTGAAGAAAAAAATGAGCGACGGAACAAGCGGAAACATGAGAATGTCTAATACTCAGAATAAATACAATGCGAGTAATGCGAGTTTTTCGGTAAACTACAGAAAAGACAAACTGGGAATTAATGCCAATCTAAGTGGTGGTGAAAACATCAATCCGCAATCATATATTTTAAGAAACGGAATCGGAAATGTCACCAACGAATCCGTAGGAAATATTGATGATCCCAATAAAAACATTGGCGGATATTTAAATATTGATTATCAATTAAATGAAAAAAGCAACTTAGCTTTATCTTGGAATTCATGGGCGAATAAAAGTTATAATTCTACAATTAATCTTTACAATACTTTAACACAACCTAATAAAAAAGGAATTATTGAGACATCCCATAACTGGACAAAAAACAAAGAAGATGCAAGAAATTATAACAACTCTGTCAATTTAAATTATGAAATAAAATTAGATTCTTTAGGAAGTAAATTCAATGTAAATGCGGCTTATCTTAATTATAAAAGATTCCAATTCTCAAATAATAATACGTTGAATGAAAGTTTAACACCTACAAAAACAATTACTCAGGATATTCCTCAGATTATTAATAACTTTTCGGGAACTGTAGATTACATCCAGAAATTTAAAAATGATTTCACATTTTCTGTAGGTGGGAATTTTAATAAAACTAAAACCGATAACGATACTAAAAACTTTACTTACTATTTTAACGATGATGGAAGCCCTAAAAATGTAGATCCAAATCCTAAAACAGAATTTAACCATTTTATTTATGATGAAAATATTTATGGAGCTTACATCACGTTTGAAAAGAAATTTTCCGATAAGTTTTCAGGAAAAGTGGGTGCAAGATATGAAATCACCAACAGTTTAGGAACTGCAGACAGTTTTAAAAATGGTGTAGAATCACGCCAGGAAATCGAAAGAAATTATAACAATCTTTTACCTTACTTAAGCTTCAATTATGCAATTAATGATAAGAATAATATTTCCTATTCATTTTCAAGCAGAATGAGAAGACCAAGTTTCTGGGAACTGAATCCTGTTAAAAATATTATTACTGACGATAATTATACCCAAAACAATCCTTTTGTAAAAGCATCTTCAACATACAATCAGGAACTGACATATATGTATAAAAATTCTTATTTCCTGATTTTGAACCATTCGTATGTGAAAGACCAGATTACCCAGGTTCCTTTGCAGAAAGAATACACTGATGATAATCAAATGAAAAGAGTAAGATTAGCATATATCAGAACCAATTTTGGAGACAAACAGGAAATGTCAGCAATGTTGGGAATCCAAAAGTCGCTGTTCAAACAATATTTAACATTGAATTTCAATGCGGGAATTCAGTATAATATCAATAACGGAACATTGGATACAGATCCTACAACAGGAGAAGTTTTTGACACTTACATTAACAACAGAAAATCTGCGAGTTTAGTGATTACGAGTAACAACACGATCCGTTTAGACAAAAAGAAAACATGGTTCTTAGGCGTAAATTATTTCTACGTAGACAAACAGCAGATCGAGCTTGGAATGTTGAAAAACTTAATGAGTTTAGATTTAAGTATCAAGAAAAACTGGAACGACTGGACTTTTGCAGTGAATGTAAACGATGTTTTGAGAACAAATGTTGTAGAAATTGAAGATTACCAATCAAACGGAAATTACAATTACATTAAAAACGATATGTATAGAAGAAGCGTAACGGTAAGTCTTACCTATAATTTCGGAAACCAGAAGGTGAAAAAAGTAAGAGATATCGAAAGCGCATCTGATGCCATCAAAAACAGAACAAGATAA
- a CDS encoding alpha/beta hydrolase yields the protein MKNYILIFGSLILMAFSISCKENTIDLGKNISFKIEENISYGKDSEQKIDIYLPKRQTHAKNVFIIIHGGGWRGGKRSQLTSFTFDLMKRFPENIFVNVDYRLASSTRFALPSQTDDIKNVMIYLEKNLKINPKYILLGNSAGGNLSMLFAYKFDEDKKVKAVINIVGPADLNDPRFKNYDDYSFVEKHLIDPKIVDNKTSLMDFGSPVYWINKSSAPTLSYYGTKDNVVPLSQKKILDSILNKNKVHNESYEFNGNHLEWDKEPNSTFLINKIELFLKDLEKNNPSEIPRG from the coding sequence ATGAAAAATTATATCTTGATTTTCGGAAGCCTAATTCTAATGGCATTTTCTATAAGTTGTAAAGAAAACACCATTGATCTTGGAAAAAATATTTCTTTTAAAATCGAGGAAAACATATCTTACGGAAAAGATTCTGAGCAGAAAATAGATATTTATCTTCCAAAAAGGCAAACGCATGCAAAAAATGTTTTCATTATTATTCACGGCGGCGGTTGGCGTGGCGGGAAAAGATCACAATTAACCAGTTTTACTTTTGATTTAATGAAAAGATTTCCGGAAAATATTTTTGTCAATGTCGATTACCGTCTTGCTTCTTCAACACGGTTTGCACTTCCCTCTCAAACGGATGATATTAAGAATGTGATGATTTATTTAGAAAAGAATTTAAAAATTAACCCCAAATATATTCTTCTCGGAAACAGTGCGGGTGGAAATTTGTCTATGCTTTTTGCTTATAAATTTGATGAGGATAAAAAAGTAAAAGCTGTCATCAACATTGTCGGTCCTGCAGATTTGAATGATCCTAGATTTAAAAATTATGACGATTATTCTTTCGTTGAAAAGCATTTAATTGATCCCAAAATTGTTGATAACAAAACTTCGTTAATGGATTTTGGAAGTCCTGTGTATTGGATTAATAAAAGTTCAGCTCCTACACTTTCTTATTATGGAACCAAAGACAATGTCGTTCCTCTATCACAGAAGAAAATTTTAGATTCTATTTTAAATAAAAATAAAGTTCATAATGAATCTTATGAATTTAACGGAAATCATTTGGAATGGGACAAAGAACCAAATTCAACATTCTTAATTAATAAAATCGAATTGTTCCTGAAAGATTTAGAAAAAAATAACCCCTCAGAAATTCCGAGGGGTTGA
- a CDS encoding CPBP family intramembrane glutamic endopeptidase produces MINLKVLLNNKWVALLLLAVAFSLIYNPFTKFPYTFCVIIAVILLFTYLQDGNLKNLNFKKLGPPEIKIILISYLVLELSMDFIFQPLVSKIFNEPADYSSFKIIEGNPQQYFKWLFNMWISAAIGEELLFRGFAFSQFKKLFGEKKIWLVLVSAVLFSLPHLYQGISGLVMTFLFGLAFGFMYLKFKNIWINIIVHGLIDTVFLTLSYYGLTDFYSGFNIIL; encoded by the coding sequence ATGATAAATTTAAAAGTCTTGCTCAATAATAAATGGGTTGCATTGCTTCTTTTAGCGGTTGCTTTTTCATTAATTTACAATCCTTTCACAAAATTTCCATATACGTTTTGTGTAATTATTGCGGTAATTCTTTTATTTACCTATTTACAGGACGGAAATCTCAAAAATCTTAATTTTAAGAAACTGGGGCCTCCGGAAATTAAAATAATATTGATTTCTTATCTTGTTCTGGAACTTTCCATGGATTTTATTTTTCAGCCTTTGGTAAGTAAAATCTTTAATGAGCCGGCAGATTATTCTTCATTTAAAATAATTGAAGGAAATCCCCAGCAATATTTCAAATGGCTTTTCAACATGTGGATAAGTGCTGCTATCGGCGAAGAACTTCTGTTCCGGGGTTTTGCTTTTTCACAGTTTAAAAAATTGTTTGGAGAAAAGAAGATATGGCTTGTTCTGGTAAGTGCAGTATTGTTTTCGTTACCGCATTTGTACCAGGGTATTTCAGGATTAGTAATGACATTTTTATTTGGATTGGCTTTTGGTTTTATGTATTTAAAATTCAAAAATATCTGGATCAATATTATTGTTCATGGCTTGATTGATACCGTTTTTCTTACTTTGAGCTATTATGGATTAACAGATTTCTATTCTGGATTTAATATTATTTTATAA
- a CDS encoding dimethylarginine dimethylaminohydrolase family protein, whose amino-acid sequence MKLNIKNETGRLKSVVLGQPNSIGSVPTLEESYDAKSYYSIQHNIYPKEQDIINEMNAFEAVLKKYDVEVLRPSIIKDYNQVFARDVAFVIDDKMIISNVIADRADEQEAYKKVFEKVAWRKIINLPESAHIEGGDVIVWNDFLFIGTCFSEDYRNYKTARTNEYAIEILKEYFPKKRIIDLELKKNDKIPYEGILHLDCTFNPIGKDRCIIYKDGFVDESDYRLIIDIFGEENCFHVTSEEMFEMCPNIFSISPEIVVSDKAFTRMNNYLRNEWGMTVEEIPYREISKMGGLLRCSTMPLVRE is encoded by the coding sequence ATGAAACTAAATATAAAAAACGAAACGGGCAGGCTGAAATCAGTAGTTTTAGGTCAGCCCAATTCAATAGGATCGGTTCCTACATTAGAGGAAAGTTATGACGCGAAATCATATTACTCAATCCAACATAATATTTATCCTAAAGAACAGGATATCATCAATGAAATGAACGCTTTTGAAGCAGTTTTAAAGAAATATGATGTTGAAGTTCTTCGCCCAAGTATCATCAAAGATTATAATCAGGTTTTTGCAAGAGATGTAGCTTTTGTGATTGATGATAAAATGATTATTTCTAATGTTATTGCAGACAGAGCTGATGAACAGGAAGCCTACAAGAAAGTTTTTGAAAAAGTGGCATGGAGAAAAATAATTAATCTTCCGGAATCTGCACATATTGAAGGTGGTGACGTAATCGTCTGGAATGACTTTTTATTTATCGGAACATGTTTCAGTGAGGATTATAGAAATTATAAAACAGCCAGAACCAATGAATATGCCATCGAAATTCTTAAGGAATATTTTCCCAAAAAGAGAATTATCGATCTTGAATTAAAGAAAAATGATAAAATTCCATACGAAGGGATATTGCATTTAGACTGTACTTTTAATCCGATAGGTAAAGATAGATGTATTATTTACAAAGATGGTTTTGTGGATGAAAGTGATTATCGCCTGATTATCGATATTTTTGGTGAAGAAAACTGTTTCCACGTAACTTCTGAAGAAATGTTTGAAATGTGTCCGAATATTTTTTCTATTTCTCCTGAAATAGTAGTCTCGGATAAAGCTTTCACAAGAATGAACAATTATCTGAGAAACGAATGGGGAATGACGGTTGAAGAAATTCCGTATAGAGAAATCTCAAAAATGGGTGGGCTTTTGCGTTGTTCTACAATGCCTTTGGTAAGAGAATAA
- a CDS encoding nuclear transport factor 2 family protein — MDLPIILKDLLKAQENFDSLSYSECFSDDAIVFDEGKTHKGKKEIKSWNEKTNEEYKTKLEAINLFNEDQIMVLTTKVSGTFDGSPIILKYKFKIENNKISELKISN, encoded by the coding sequence ATGGATTTACCTATTATTTTAAAAGATCTCCTGAAAGCTCAGGAAAATTTTGACAGCCTTTCATATTCTGAATGTTTTTCTGATGACGCAATCGTGTTTGATGAAGGAAAAACTCACAAAGGAAAAAAGGAAATAAAAAGCTGGAACGAGAAAACCAATGAAGAATACAAAACTAAACTAGAAGCTATTAACCTTTTTAATGAAGATCAAATAATGGTCTTAACAACTAAAGTTTCAGGAACTTTTGATGGCAGCCCGATTATTTTAAAGTATAAATTTAAGATTGAAAATAATAAGATTTCAGAGCTGAAAATTTCAAATTAA
- a CDS encoding SDR family oxidoreductase — MNEQFNFNNELSNKTALVTGGTKGAGKAIAERLLTAGATVIVTARNQPEMMNEKIHFIAADLSKAEGTQKVVEKVLSTFGKLDILINTLGGSETKGGGFSVLTDEDWETTIQTNLLAPVRLDRGFLPRMIEQKQGVIIHIASIQGRLPLYDSTLPYAAAKAGLINYSKGLSKEVSSKGVRVLTVSPGWIMTDSAARMMERIAESSNSTIEEATQSVMNALGGIPIGRPAQPEDIAEFVGFLVSPRASYLTGTEYVIDGGTIPTI, encoded by the coding sequence ATGAACGAACAATTTAATTTTAATAATGAATTAAGCAATAAAACCGCCTTGGTAACGGGTGGAACAAAAGGTGCAGGAAAAGCAATCGCAGAAAGACTGTTAACTGCTGGCGCAACGGTAATCGTGACAGCAAGAAACCAACCGGAAATGATGAATGAAAAAATTCATTTTATTGCTGCAGATTTGAGCAAGGCTGAAGGTACACAAAAAGTTGTCGAAAAAGTGTTATCAACATTCGGGAAGCTTGATATTTTAATCAATACCCTTGGAGGTTCTGAAACAAAGGGCGGTGGTTTTTCCGTATTGACGGATGAAGACTGGGAAACAACAATTCAGACCAATTTATTGGCTCCGGTTCGCTTAGACAGAGGCTTTTTACCACGAATGATCGAACAAAAACAGGGAGTAATCATTCATATTGCATCTATTCAGGGGAGATTGCCACTTTATGATTCTACTTTGCCATATGCAGCTGCAAAAGCGGGCTTAATTAATTACAGCAAAGGTTTATCAAAGGAAGTTTCATCAAAAGGAGTTCGTGTTCTGACGGTTTCTCCAGGTTGGATCATGACAGACTCTGCTGCGAGAATGATGGAACGAATTGCTGAAAGTTCAAATTCAACAATAGAAGAAGCCACCCAAAGTGTGATGAATGCATTAGGAGGAATCCCCATCGGGAGGCCTGCTCAACCGGAAGATATTGCAGAATTTGTTGGATTTTTAGTATCTCCGAGGGCAAGCTACTTAACCGGAACCGAATACGTGATAGACGGTGGAACGATTCCAACAATTTAA
- a CDS encoding discoidin domain-containing protein encodes MQKCLLSLMILLGIFTINAQQKTFCNPINIDYGYTPFEVFSKQGKHRATADPVIVNFKNKLFLFSTNQEGYWYSDDMLDWKFVHRKFLRDNKYIHDLNAPAVWAMKDTLYVFGSTWEQDFPIWKSTNPTKDDWKIATDTLKVGAWDPAFHYDEDKNKLYLYWGSSNEWPLLGTEVKTKTLQSEGFVKPILRLKPEDHGWERFGEYNDNVFLQPFVEGAWMTKHNGKYYMQYGAPATEFSGYSDGVYVSNKPLEGFEYQQHNPFSYKPGGFARGAGHGATFEDNYKNWWHVSTIFISTKNNFERRLGIWPAGFDKDDVMYCNTAYGDYPTYLPQYAQGKDFSKGLFAGWMLLNYDKPVQVSSTLGGYHSNYAVDEDIKTYWSAKTGNSGEWFQTDLGEVSTINAIQINYADQDVEFMGKTLGKMHQYKIYGSNDGKKWNVIVDKSKNTKDVPHDYVELEKPAKARFLKMENLKMPTGKFALSGFRVFGKGAGTVPPKVQNFVPLRADPKKYGERRSIWMKWQQNSDADGYVIYWGKSPDKLYGSIMVYGKNEYFFTGADRTDAYYFQIEAFNSNGVSERTEIFKSE; translated from the coding sequence ATGCAGAAGTGCCTCCTTTCATTAATGATCTTGTTGGGAATATTCACTATAAATGCCCAGCAAAAGACATTTTGTAACCCGATAAATATCGATTACGGCTATACTCCTTTCGAAGTTTTTTCTAAACAAGGCAAACATCGCGCTACAGCCGATCCGGTGATTGTTAATTTTAAAAATAAACTGTTTCTTTTCTCCACCAATCAGGAAGGATATTGGTACAGTGATGATATGCTCGACTGGAAATTTGTACACAGAAAATTCCTCAGAGATAATAAATATATTCATGATCTGAATGCTCCTGCGGTTTGGGCAATGAAAGATACTTTGTATGTTTTCGGTTCGACGTGGGAACAAGATTTTCCGATCTGGAAAAGTACAAATCCTACAAAAGACGACTGGAAAATTGCAACAGATACTTTGAAAGTCGGAGCTTGGGATCCTGCTTTTCATTATGATGAAGACAAAAATAAACTATATCTTTATTGGGGTTCAAGCAATGAATGGCCGTTGTTGGGAACTGAAGTAAAAACAAAAACATTGCAATCCGAAGGTTTTGTAAAACCAATTTTAAGGCTGAAACCTGAAGATCATGGTTGGGAAAGGTTCGGGGAATATAATGACAATGTGTTTTTACAGCCTTTCGTAGAAGGAGCCTGGATGACAAAGCATAACGGAAAATATTATATGCAATATGGAGCTCCTGCAACGGAATTCAGTGGATATTCCGACGGAGTTTATGTAAGTAATAAGCCATTGGAAGGTTTTGAATATCAACAGCACAATCCGTTTTCTTATAAACCGGGAGGTTTTGCAAGAGGAGCAGGGCATGGAGCTACTTTTGAAGATAATTATAAAAACTGGTGGCACGTTTCGACGATTTTTATTTCAACAAAAAACAATTTTGAAAGAAGACTGGGAATCTGGCCTGCAGGATTTGATAAAGATGACGTTATGTACTGCAATACGGCTTACGGCGATTATCCGACTTATCTTCCGCAATACGCGCAGGGAAAAGATTTTTCTAAAGGACTTTTTGCAGGCTGGATGTTATTGAATTATGATAAACCCGTTCAGGTTTCATCAACTCTGGGTGGTTATCATTCCAATTATGCGGTGGATGAAGATATTAAAACCTATTGGAGTGCAAAAACAGGAAATTCGGGAGAATGGTTTCAGACGGATTTGGGGGAAGTTTCTACCATTAATGCCATTCAGATCAATTATGCTGATCAGGATGTTGAGTTTATGGGGAAAACATTAGGCAAAATGCATCAGTATAAAATTTACGGCTCTAATGACGGTAAAAAATGGAATGTCATTGTTGATAAAAGTAAAAATACAAAAGATGTTCCTCATGATTATGTAGAATTGGAAAAGCCTGCCAAAGCAAGATTCCTTAAAATGGAAAACTTAAAAATGCCGACAGGAAAATTTGCATTAAGCGGTTTCAGGGTTTTCGGAAAAGGAGCGGGAACGGTACCTCCGAAGGTTCAGAATTTCGTTCCTTTGAGAGCTGATCCTAAAAAATATGGCGAAAGAAGAAGTATATGGATGAAATGGCAGCAAAACTCTGATGCAGACGGATACGTAATTTATTGGGGAAAATCTCCGGACAAATTATACGGAAGCATCATGGTATATGGTAAAAATGAATATTTCTTCACCGGAGCCGACAGAACGGATGCTTATTATTTCCAGATCGAGGCTTTTAACTCAAATGGAGTTTCAGAAAGAACAGAGATTTTTAAATCAGAATAA
- a CDS encoding winged helix-turn-helix transcriptional regulator, translated as MYERKILPNLNCGLDLIGEVLYGKWKIRLLWFINEGFLRPSELQKKIPDASRRVLNIQLKELEEHELISKKIFAVVPPKVEYSLTDFGKTLIPVISALGQWGDENEERLRNLILNRLDNRSEK; from the coding sequence ATGTATGAAAGAAAAATTCTCCCAAATTTAAACTGTGGTCTGGATCTGATCGGTGAAGTGCTTTACGGTAAATGGAAAATCCGTTTGCTGTGGTTTATCAATGAAGGTTTTCTGCGGCCAAGCGAATTGCAGAAAAAAATTCCGGATGCTTCACGCAGAGTCTTGAATATTCAACTGAAGGAATTGGAAGAGCATGAATTAATTTCAAAGAAAATTTTTGCGGTTGTTCCACCAAAAGTTGAATATAGCCTTACTGATTTTGGAAAAACTTTGATTCCTGTGATCTCTGCTTTAGGACAATGGGGAGATGAAAATGAGGAACGGCTGCGAAATTTGATTCTCAATCGGTTAGATAATAGATCTGAAAAATAA
- a CDS encoding citrate synthase, with the protein MSDNKVILNYDGNSYEYPIVDSTIGDRGIDISKLRDQTGLITLDLGYKNTGATISDITYLDGDKGELFYRGYPIEQIAEKSNFTEVMYLLLHGELPTQDQFNTFNGNIKKYNFVAEEMKKIIDAFPRSAHPMGVLSTLTSALTAFNPKAVNVNSKEEMDLAAELLIAKFAHLAAWTYRKTLGLPLNHGDNNLNYVENFYKMAFRLPNEDFEINPVVTQALDKLLILHADHEQNCSTSTVRMVGSAHTGLFASVSAGISALWGPLHGGANQAVIEMLELIEKDGGDVNKWVEKAKDKNDSFRLMGFGHRVYKNFDPRAKIIKKAADDLLAALGIEDKALDVAMQLEKVALEDEYFIERKLYPNVDFYSGIIYRALGIPTEMFTVMFALGRLPGWIAQWKEMRLKGDPIGRPRQVYQGAQKRDYIDLVNR; encoded by the coding sequence ATGTCAGACAACAAAGTAATATTGAATTACGATGGTAATTCATATGAATATCCTATCGTAGATAGTACTATCGGAGACAGAGGAATCGATATTTCAAAATTAAGAGACCAGACAGGTTTAATCACTTTAGATTTAGGTTATAAAAATACCGGAGCTACAATTAGCGACATCACTTACTTAGACGGAGACAAAGGAGAATTATTCTATAGAGGGTATCCAATCGAGCAGATTGCAGAGAAATCTAACTTCACAGAAGTAATGTACCTTTTATTACATGGTGAATTACCAACTCAAGATCAATTCAATACCTTCAACGGTAATATCAAAAAATATAATTTCGTAGCAGAGGAGATGAAAAAAATCATCGATGCTTTCCCTCGTTCTGCTCATCCAATGGGAGTTTTATCTACTTTAACTTCTGCTTTAACTGCCTTCAACCCGAAAGCTGTTAATGTGAACTCTAAAGAAGAAATGGATCTGGCTGCAGAATTGTTGATTGCTAAATTTGCTCACCTTGCTGCTTGGACTTATAGAAAAACTTTGGGTTTGCCATTGAACCACGGAGATAACAACCTTAACTACGTAGAGAATTTCTACAAAATGGCTTTCAGGTTGCCAAATGAGGATTTCGAAATCAATCCTGTGGTAACTCAGGCTTTAGATAAATTATTAATTCTTCATGCTGACCACGAACAAAACTGTTCTACATCTACTGTAAGAATGGTGGGTTCTGCTCACACAGGTCTTTTTGCTTCAGTTTCTGCGGGTATTTCTGCACTTTGGGGACCACTTCACGGTGGAGCAAACCAAGCGGTAATCGAAATGCTTGAATTGATCGAAAAAGACGGTGGTGATGTTAACAAGTGGGTTGAAAAAGCTAAAGATAAAAACGACAGTTTCCGTTTGATGGGATTCGGACACAGAGTTTACAAAAACTTCGACCCAAGAGCAAAAATCATCAAAAAAGCAGCAGACGATTTATTGGCAGCATTAGGTATTGAAGACAAGGCGCTGGATGTTGCGATGCAGTTGGAAAAAGTAGCATTGGAAGATGAGTACTTCATCGAAAGAAAGCTATATCCAAACGTAGATTTCTATTCAGGAATCATCTACAGAGCATTGGGAATTCCTACAGAAATGTTTACAGTAATGTTTGCATTGGGAAGACTTCCGGGATGGATCGCTCAATGGAAAGAAATGAGATTGAAAGGAGACCCTATTGGAAGACCAAGACAGGTTTACCAAGGTGCTCAAAAAAGAGATTATATCGATTTAGTAAACAGATAA